The region ACGCACCGTCCAATGTAAGATCTGAATCGCTTCTCTCCGGGAATTTTCGCAGCAATGGTTCAAGCGCAACTGGATAGACCGCACTGCTTTTAATTCGGCCAAGGCCGGGACTGCTATCTATCCGCTCCTTTCGACGAAGTCTCACGGACATCGATGGCCGTAACCATCGCCCTTTCAATGGCTGCCATGCCCGCCTCCAGCTGCTTCAGACCCGCCGCTCCCAACAGGCCGGAAAGCTCGCGCTCGTAGCTCTGCGCCATCTCCACCATTTCGCGAAAGATGCGTAGCCCCGCCGGTGTCAGCTCGAGGTGCTCCACGCGCCGGTCGTCGAGATCCTCCGTCCTGCGCAACCACCGCCGATCTTCCAGCCCTTTAACCGCGCGACTGACCTTGGTCTTGTGCATCGAGGAGTTTGCCCCCACTGCCGTCGCCGTCATCCGTCCGTATGACCCGAGCGCCGCAAGCGTGCGCCATTCCGGACGGGTCATGTCGTAGCGGGCCTTGTATTGCGCGGCAAAGCGTATGCTGACGAGCTCCGCCGCGCGATTGAGCCTGTAGGGCATGAAGGCCTCGAGGTGAAAATCTCCGTCCATGCCGTCGCCTTGATAGTTACAAAATAGACAGTTACGAGTGTAACTAATTCACGTGTATGGCAGTATTGCAGAGGAGGTGCAAGCCATGCTGGACAGGACCGAAGACGCAACAGCGGAAAGCGCGGCGAGCACCAACAGCGTAAAATACATGCCGGGTTTCGGTAACGACTTCGAGACAGAGTCGCTACCGGGCGCCTTGCCGCAAGGCCAGAACAGTCCACAGAAATGCAACTACGGCCTCTATGCAGAACAGCTTTCGGGATCGCCCTTCACGGCCCCCGCGGCACGAACGAACGCTCCTGGCTCTACAGGATCCGTCCGAGCGTTCGCCATACCCGTCGTTTCTCCAACGCATCCTGTCCCTATTGGAAGTCGGCGCCCTGCATCGACGATCATTCGCTCCCCCTCGGCCAGTTGCGCTGGGGACCGTTGCCTGAGCCGACGGAGGAGTTGACCTTCCCCGAAGGCATTCGCACGATGACGGCCGCAGGGGACGTCCTGACGCAGGTCGGCATGGCAGCACACGCCTATATCTTCAACGCCGACATGGTGGACGACTACTTCTTCAACGCCGACGGAGAGCTGTTGATCGTGCCTCAGATGGGCAGCCTGCGCATCTTCACGGAGATGGGCATCATGGATATCGAGCCATCGGAGATCTGCCTGATCCCGCGCGGCATGATGTTCAAGGTTTCCCGTCAGGGGGAGGGGGAGAGCTGGCGGGGCTATGTCTGCGAGAACTACGGCGCCAAGTTCACCATGCCCGATCGCGGCCCGATCGGAGCCAATTGCCTCGCCAATCCGCGTGATTTCAAGACGCCGGTCGCAGCCTTCGAAGACAAGGAGACCCCCTGCCGCGTGCACGTAAAATGGTGCGGCAAGTTCTACATCACCGAGATCGGCCATTCGCCGCTTGATGTGGTGGCCTGGCACGGCAATTACGTGCCGTTCAAGTATGACCTGCGCACGTTCTCGCCGGTCGGGGCGATCCTGTTCGACCATCCGGACCCGTCGATCTTCACGGTTCTGACAGCCCCCACGGAGGAAGCTGGGACGGCCAACGTCGATTTCGTCATCTTCCCGCCGCGCTGGCTCGTTGCAGAGCACACGTTCCGTCCCCCCTGGTATCACCGCAACATCATGAGTGAGTTCATGGGACTGATACACGGCCAGTACGATGCAAAGGAGGAGGGCTTCGTCCCAGGCGCCATGAGCCTGCATAACATGATGCTACCCCACGGGCCGGACACGATGGGCTTCGAGAAAGCCTCGAACAGCGAGTTGAAACCGGTGAAGCTCGATCACACCATGGCGTTCATGTTCGAGACCCGCTACCCGCAGCAGCTTACGAGGTTTGCCGCCGAGCTGGAGACGCTCCAGGAGAATTACCTCGAATGCTGGGACGGCCTGGAGCGCAAGTTCGACGGCACGCCGGGCATCAAGTGAGGGTGGAGCCGTTCTTCAGCGCAAGAAGCCGATCAGCCGCCCTGCCATTGCTTCACCGCTTCGAGGGGCCAGACGAGCATGAGGATGTTCAGGGCCAATCCATCGCGGATCAGCCATGTCGTCAGCGCCTCGAAGAAGACGATGATGGCGACGCTTGCCCACACCGGCAGCCGCGAGGCGAGGAAGAACCCGATCACCATTGCCGCTATGTCGGCCGCCGAATTGATGATGCTGTCGCCGTAGTAATCGAGCGAGATTGTCGCCTCGCGATAGCGGTTGATGATGAGATCGGTGTTCTCGAAGATCTCCCAGGCGCATTCGACGAGCAGCGCCAGCGCCAGCCGGAGGGTTATGCTCACGCGGGGCAGCAGAGCCGTGAACAGCGCATAGAACAGGATGCCATGGATGATATGGCTCGGCGTGTACCAGTCCGAAAGGTGCTGGGAGTTTTCCGAGGAGACGACCACGCCGTGCCAGAGCTTCACATAACCGCATTTGCAGATCCAGATGCGACCCATCAGATGCAGGATTACAGCTGTAACACCGATGGCGGCCGCCGCCACACCTACGGATCTGAGCACGGTACGGTTCAACGGATGGGCTTTCCTGGATGAAACGCGACGGATTTCTCCACCGCATTTAAGGGGAGGGGACGGGTCGGCGCGAAGATGACATACTGGCGCGTGCGAAGACAAGCTCAAGGGAGGGCGCATGAAACTCGCAACACTCAAGGACAGTACCCGCGATGGCAAGTTGGTCGTTGTATCGAAGGACCTCACGCGCTGCTCGGAGGTCGGCCATATTGCCCGCACGCTGCAGGCTGCGCTCGACGACTGGGCGCACGTCGGACCGCGGCTCGCCCGCGTGGCCGAGGGGATGGAGACCGGCTCGCAACCGACAATGCGCTTCCATGAACACGAGACGTCTTCACCCCTTCCGCGCGCATTCCAGTGGGCGGACGGTTCGGCCTATGTCAACCACGTCGAGCTGGTGCGCCGTGCGCGCAATGCCGAGATGCCTGCGAGCTTCTGGACAGATCCGTTGATGTACCAGGGAGGCTCGGACAGTTTCCTTGGCCCGCGCGATCCAATCGTCATGGCCGACGAGGCCTATGGCATCGACATGGAAGGGGAGGTCGCCGTCATCGTCGACGACGTGCCGATGGGTACCGGCGCAGAGGAGGCGCGCGCAGCGATCCGGCTCATCATGCTCGTCAACGACGTCTCGCTGCGCGGCCTCATACCCGCAGAGCTTGCGAAGGGTTTCGGTTTCTTCCAGTCAAAACCCTCTTCCGCTTTCTCACCCGTGGCGGTCTCCCCGGACGAACTCGGTGACGCCTGGGATGGCGGCAAGCTGCACCTCCCGCTGCTTGTCAGCCTCAATGCAAAGCCCTTCGGAAAGGCCGACACCGGAATAGACATGACCTTCGATTTCGGGCAGCTCATCGCCCATGCGGCCAAGACCCGTCCGCTCGTCGCAGGCTCGATCATCGGTTCCGGCACCGTCTCCAACAAGCTTGATGGCGGCCCCGGCAAGCCGATTTCCGCCGGCGGCGTCGGCTACTCCTGCATAGCCGAGGTCCGGACCATAGAAACGATCGAGACGGGAGCGCCGAAAACGCCATTCATGAAGTTCGGCGACACCGTGCGCATCGAGATGAAGGACAAGACCGGCCACTCGATCTTCGGCGCCATAGAGCAGACCCTGAAGCCATATGAGCGAGAGTGACCTTTACCGCCGCCAGCGGGCTGCGGCGCGTCGGACCATGCATCAGCATATCCTCTGAGGAGGTGCATGGCGCTATATGCCAGGTATCCGGAATCCGACAAGTGGCGGATCGGCTCTCCGCGGTCCGCAAGAGCAGTGCCGCATGAGCCTCAATGAACCCTCCCGCCGACGGCGGGAGGGTTCCATTTCTGATCGGGCTTAGGCTACGTTGCCCATGCAGAGATATTTCATCTCCAGATAGTCGTCGGCACCATGGCTTGAGCCTTCGCGGCCGAGACCCGATTGCTTGATACCGCCGAACGGTGCAGCCTCGGAGGAGATCAGCCCGGTGTTGATGCCGACCATGCCGTATTCCAGAGCCTCTGCGACCTTCCAGACCTTGCGAAGATCACCGGCATAGAAGTAGGCGGCAAGACCGAACTCTGTGTCGTTGGCCTGGGCGATCACGTCCTCGACCGTGTCGAAACGGAAGAGAGGAGCGACGGGGCCGAAAGTCTCCTCGCGCGCCACGGCCATGGTGCGATCAACCCCGGTCAAGATCGTCGGCTCGAAGAACGTTCCTTCCCCGGCGATACGCTCTCCGCCGGCAATCACCTTTGCACCCTTGGCAACGGCATCGGCAATGTGCGCCTCGACCTTGGCGATGGCAGCCTCCTCTATCAGCGGACCGATCGAGATGCCTTTCTCGAAGCCGTTTCCGACCGAAAATTCGCGAACCTTGCGGGCCAGCTTTTCGGCGAAAGCGTCATAAACGTTCGACTGCACATAGATCCGGTTGGCGCAAACGCAGGTCTGGCCCGCATTGCGGTACTTCGACATCAGGGCACCTTCGACCGCCGCATCGATATCCGCGTCGTCGAAAACGATGAAGGGCGCGTTGCCACCGAGTTCCAGGCTCACCTTCTTGATCTGGTCGGAGCACTGGCGCATCAGGATGCGGCCGACCTCGGTCGAGCCGGTGAAGCTGATCTTGCGCACCTTCGGATTGAAGCAGATCTCCTTGCCGATGGCGGGGCCATCCGTGCCGAGGATCACATTGAAGACGCCCGCGGGAAGTCCGGCCTTCTCAGCCAGCACCGCAAGCGCGATTGCCGAGAGCGGGGTCTGTTCCGCAGGCTTGGAGACGACCGTGCAGCCGACCGCGAGCGCCGGCGCGACCTTGCGTGCGATCATTGCCGCGGGGAAGTTCCAGGGTGTGATCGTGCCGACGACGCCCACCGGCTGCTTGATGACGAACATCCGGCGATCTGCACTCGGGGCAGGGATGGTCTCGCCGTTGATCCGCTTTGCTTCCTCCGCGTACCATTCCACATAGGAGGCGGCGTAGAGGATTTCGCCCTTCGCTTCGGGGAGCGGCTTGCCCATTTCGGCCGTCAGGATTGCGGCCAGTTCGTCGGCGTTCGCGATCATGAGGTCATGCCACTTGCGCAGCACCGCGCTGCGGTCCTTGGCAGGCCTGGCCGCCCAGCCGACCTGGGCCACATATGCGGCGTCGATCGCCGCAGCGGTCTCGGCAGCACCCATTTCGGGAAGCGTCGCGAGCCTCTCGCCGGTTGCGGGATTGAGGACGTCGAATGTCTCGGTCCCGTTCCCTCCGATCCAGTTGCCGTTCACATAGCCACAGTCGCGCAGGAATTCCGTCGACTTGAGATGTCTGGTCAGTGCGTCATAGAAGGCCATTTCGTCATTCCTTCAGGCATGAAGCAGGCTCCGCCCGGGAACATGCCCCGGGCGCTGCTTCGATCGTGAGAGAGAATTGCGCTCCGCCCTATCAGGCGGTGCGTGCTTCCAGGATGGAGGCTTCGAGAATGTCGAGCGCTTCCGCGAACACCTCGTCCTGGATGGTCAGCGGCGCGAGGAAGCGGATGACGTTTCCGTGCACGCCGCAGGTCAGAAGGATGAGACCCTTGTCGAGTGCCTTCAGCCGCACCTTGTTGGCGAATTCGGCGCTCGGCAGCTTGGTGGTCGCGTCGTTGAACTCCACTGCGTTCATGAAGCCCGGACCGCGGATGTCCACGATTTCCGGAGCCTTTTCGCGCAGCGATTCAAGGCGCTGCTTCAGCCGGTTGCCAAGGCTGGTCGCACGATTGCAGAGATCCTCGTCCTTGATCACGTCGAGGACGGCGTGCGCCGCTGCAACGCCGAGCGGGTTACCGGCATAGGTGCCGCCAAGTCCGCCCGGGCCGGGAGCATCCATGATTTCGGCGCGGCCGGTTACCGCCGCAATCGGGAAGCCGCCACCCAGCCCCTTGGCCATCGTGACCAGGTCGGCTGCAATGCCGTGATGCTCCATCGCAAAAAGCTTGCCCGTGCGCGCAAAGCCGGTTTGGACTTCGTCGGCGATCAGGAGAATGCCGTGCTGGTCGCAAAGCTCGCGGATTTGCTTGAGGAAGGCCGTCGGCACCGGATAGAAACCGCCTTCGCCCTGCACCGGCTCGAGAATGATCGCAGCCACGCGGTTCGGATCGACGTCGGCAGCGAAGAGCCGCTTGATTGCAGCCATCGACTGCTCCGCAGAAACGCCCTGCAGTTCGATCGGGAAGGGCACATGGAAGACGTCGCCCGGCATGGCGCCGAAGCCGACCTTGTAGGGGACGACCTTACCCGTCAGAGCCATGCCCATGAAGGTACGCCCGTGGAACCCGCCGCCGAAGGCGACGACCGCCTGGCGGCCGGTTGCGGCGCGAGCGATCTTGACGGCGTTCTCGACGGCTTCCGCACCGGTCGTGACGAAGATGGTCTTCTTGGCAAAGTCGCCGGGGGTCAGTGCGTTGAGGCGCTCGGCAAGCTCGACGTAGTTTTCGTACGGCACTACCTGGTGGCAGGTGTGGGTGAAACGGTCGAGCTGCTTCTTGACTGCCTCGATCACTCTCGGGTGACGATGCCCGGTGTTGACGACGGCAATGCCGGCGGCAAAATCGATGTAGCGGTTGCCTTCCTTGTCCCAGATCTCGGCATTCTCAGCGCGATCTGCGTAGATCTGGGTCGTCATGCCAACACCACGGGAAATGGCGGCGTTCTTGCGGTCGGTAAGGGTGGTCGAGGTCATGATGGGGCATCCTGCGCTTGGAGCTGAAGGCATAACTTGCATTTTTTCTGCAAGATATGAGTGGAATACCTACATTTTTTCTGTAAGAATGCAAATGGAATTTTCGAAGAAACGAACATGGCCTGCGCGATAGCAGGGGGTCGCGAACGAAAGCCGTCTGCGATACTAATCTAGCACAAGAATCAGGGAAATTGGCTCATGGGCAATCCGGCGCCCGTCAACTACAAGGTGGCGGAAGCGGCAAGACTGGCGGGGGTGTCGGCATCGACGCTACGCCTGTGGGAAAGCCAGGGTCTTGTCGTTCCCGGCCGTTCGGAAACCGGCCACCGTCAATACAGCGGAGAAGATGTTGCAAGGCTGAAGCGCATCGCCTGGTATCGTGCCGAGCGTGGGCTCAATCCGGCCGCCATTCGCGAAGCACTGGAAGCGGAAGACACTGCCGGGGAGGGGCACAGCACGTTTCCCATGAGGGCGAGCCGCCGCAAGGCATCGGGAGAAAGCTCCGCAGCCTCCGGCATGCGGCCGGCAAGACGCTGGAGCAGGTCGCGGGAGACGTTGGCCTCGCCATCTCCGTCCTCTCGACATTCGAGAGAACCTCCCAGGGCGTGACCTTCCGCATGCTGCACGACCTCGCGGACTATTACGGCACGACGGTCTCGAAGCTCTCGGGAGAGGAAGAGGGCGACACCCGCAGCCTGGTGCGCTCCGGAGAGTGGAAGCTCTGGCCGGAAACATCACCGGGCGTCACGGTGCAGGTTCTGGCCGACGGGCGAAACATGATGGACTGCCATCGCTTCGTCCTCGCACCCGGTGCCTCCAGCGATGGAGCCTACAGGCACGAGGGAGAAGAGTTCGTCCATGTGCTGTCGGGCAGTATCGAGATGATACTGGACGGCCAGGAGTTCCACGATCTCGGACCGGGCGACTCGCTCTACTTCGACAGCCGCAGGCAGCATTCTTGGCGCAACCGGCACGACGGCGAGACCGTGCTCCTTTGGATCAATACCCCGCCGACGTTCTGATACCGGCCGTCCCGATGCAGCAACTCATGGACACGCAGGCGAAGCCTCAGATCGCCGTGAAGCCGTTGTCTACGAAGAGATGCGCTCCGTTTACAAAGTTCGACTCGTCGCTTGCAAGATACAGCGCGGCACGCGCGACGTCCTCGGGTTCGCCGATGCGGCCCTGCTGCGCGGCGATCGCCGCCTCCGAAACATCCACGCCGTGCGCCGTGAGTTCCGCTACCTCGCGAAGCCCGTGCGGCGTCCGGATGAACCCTGGGCAGACGGCGTTGCAGCGGATGTTACGGTCGCGGAACTCGACACCGATCGCGCGGGCGAACATATGCACGGCACCCTTGGTCGTATCGTAGAGGACCTCCATGGGCGTAGCTGCAACCGCTGATATCGAAGAGGTGCAGACGATCGAGCCGCCGCCGGCAGCGATCATCCCCGGCAGCACCGCCCGTGTCATGAGAAACATGGATCGGACATTGACGGCATGCAGCCATTCCCATTCCTCGAGCGTGGTCTCGAGAAACGGCTTGATGACGATTGTTCCCGCATGATTGAACAGGACGGTGACCGGCCCGAAGCGTGCTTCCACGCCGCTGACCGCTTCGTTTACCGCTCTTTCGTCAGAAACATCGGCGACCCAGTATTCGGCTTCGCCGCCCGCCGCGCGAATCTCGCCTACCGTCTGGGCGGCAGCCTCGCCGTTGCGGTCGATGATCGCCACCTTGGCGCCCTCGGCGGCAAAGAGCCGCGAGGACGCTCCGCCCATTCCCGTCGCGCCGCCTGATATGATCGCAATCTTCCCACTGAGCCTGCCTGCCATGACCTGTCCCCTCGTTGAACGACGGCCCGCCTTCAGGTGACCGCGCATCGATGATGCAGATCGTCGGGGACTGCGCAATGGGAATAAGGACGGGCCTCGGGATTTCCGGTGCAGGAGCAAGCCCGAAGCCCGGCGGCGTGCCTACACGGCTGCGACGATGTGGAATGGGCGCATGCTGTCGCCCTTGGCATTGCCACCCATCAGGTAGATCAGACAGCTTGTACGCAGGAGCGAGGCGAAATTCGAGACAGAGCCGTTAATCTCGAGCGCTTCGTCATAGAGGGTCGAGAGGAACCGCGACGTCGACATGTTCTGGTTCTCTGCGATTTCGTCTATCAGATCCCAGAAGGCCGCCTCGATCTGGATGCTGGTGGAGTGGCCTCCAATCCTTACCGATCGATTGACCGCACGGTATCGCTGCGGGTCCTGGCCCGCGAAGACCTCACACATGGCATTACCTCCGCTCTTGTTCTTATGCGCTGAGTATGAACAGCGTCTCTGCAGCGGTCAATTTCTCTTTGTGCGGTCCCTCATCGAAGAAAAAACTGCCTCTTGCGCTCCAGAAAGCAAAAATTCTGCTTGCGGTAATGGGCTGCTACCCACCGCGCTGCCCATTGGTGCATTTTCACGAACAGACAGAAAGTGCAGGCAGTGCAGGAGGCCCAGTTGGCAAAGGCAATACACTCGATGATCCGTGTTCTCGATGAAGCGCGGTCGGTGGATTTCTATAAGAAGGCCTTCGGGCTCGACATCGCGGAACGCCTCGATTTCGAGACCTTCACGCTCGTTTATCTGAGCAATCCCGAGAGCGAGTTCGAACTGGAACTCACCATCAACAAGGGACGGACCGAGCCCTATGCGCTGGGCGACGGCTATGGCCATCTCGCCGTCTCCGTGGACGACCTCGACGCAGCCCACGTCCGCGTCACGGATGCCGGGCTCAACCCCAACAAGATCGTTGAATTCAATCGCGACGGCGCTCTGCTTGCGCGCTTCTTCTTCATGGCCGATCCCGACGGCTACAAGATCGAAGTGCTGCAGAGGCATGGCCGCTTCAAGTGAATTTGCAGGCGGCGGGCCTCGGTCCGCCGCCTTGCATGTGCACCCCTGAGGAGAGGTGCTTCAAGGCCAGCAAGGGAGGAACATTTATGACCACGATCTACGAGAAACGGCCGGGACTATCGCGCCGCGAGCTCCTGAAGCGCGGAACCGCGGGGGCGGTGCTGCTCGTCAGCGGCAATGCTGTGCTCTGTCCCACCTACGCCTGGGGGTTAGAAACCACGGCGCTCAAACCCGAGACCATGGCAACGCTGATCGTGCTCGCCCGGGACATCTATCCGCACGACAATCTTGCCGATCGCTTCTATGCCATCGCCGTAAAGGGGCAGGACACCAAGGCCGGCACGGATGCTGCCCACAAGACGCTGATCGAGGAGGGCATCGCCGATCTCGATAAGCGGGCGGGACCGGGCGGCTATCGCGCCCTTGGCTGGGAGGACGACCGTGTGGCGATCCTGCGCGATATCGAGACGACACCCTTCTTCCAGGCCGTTCGCGGCGACCTTGTCGTAAGCCTCTACAATCAGAAGGAGCTCTGGCCGATCTTCGGCTACGAGGGCGAGTCCTACTCAAAGGGGGGCTACATCAACCGCGGCTTCAACGACATCGAGTGGCTTTGACGGCGATACCGCTCGCACCGGAGGAGGTGCGACTGCGGCCTATGGTTCGCCTGGCAGACTGGGAGGATAGACATGGCAGCCCCTTACAATCTCAACGACGACAAAGTGGTCGTCATCATCGGCTCCGGAGCGGGCGGCGGCACGCTCGGCAATGAGCTCGCGCAGAAAGGCATCGACGTCGTCATCCTGGAGGCCGGCAAGCGCATCGAGCACGAGGATTTCATCAACGACGAGTGGGACAGTTTCGCCCAGCTCGCATGGCTCGACCATCGCACCACCGGCGGCGGATGGCGGGTACACAAGGACTTCCCCAACCTGCCTGCGTGGATCGTCAAGGCGGTCGGCGGAACGACGACCCACTGGGCCGGCGCCTCGCTGCGGTTCCAGGAGCACGAATTCAACACCCTGACGCACTACGGCAAGGTCGAGGGCGCCAACCTCCTCGACTGGCCCATCACGCTCGCGGACCTCGAACCCTACTATGCCAAGGCCGAGGACAAGATGGGCGTGACCCGCACCAACGGCATCGAGGGATTGCCGGGTAACAACAACTTCAAGATTTTCAAGGCGGGTGCGGACAAGCTCGGTTACAAGGAATGTAACACCGGCCACATGGCCATCAACTCGGCCGACCGCGACGATCGCATGTCATGCCAGCAGACCGGCTTCTGCTTCCAGGGCTGCAAGTGGGGCGCAAAATGGTCGACGCTCTACACCGAAATCCCGAAGGGCGAAGCGACGGGCCGGCTCGAGGTGCGCCCCAATTCGCACGTGGTGAAGATAGAACACAACAAGGACGGCAAGGTAACGGGCGTCGTCTATGCCGACAAGGATGGCAAGCTGCAGGAGCAGAAGGCCCGCATCGTCTGCGTCGCCGGAAACTCGATCGAGAGCCCGCGGCTTCTCCTGAACTCCGCCTCCTCCATGTTCCCCGACGGACTTGCCAATTCCTCCGGCCAGGTCGGGAAGAACTACATGCGCCACACCACCGGCTCGGTCTATGCCGTCTTCGAAAAGCCCGTGCACTTCTATCGCGGAACCACGATGGCCGGCATTATTAGGGATGAGGCCAAGCACGATCCGTCACGCGGCTTCGTGGGCGGGTACGAAATGGAAACGCTGGCGCTCGGCATTCCTTTCATGGCCGCGTTCCTCGACCCCGGCGGCTGGGGACGCTCGTTCACCTCCGCCATGGACGGCTACGCCAACACGGCGGGGATGTGGATCGTCGGCGAGGACATGCCCCAGGAGCAGAACGCCGTGAAGCTTCACGGCGAACTGAAGGACCAGTACGGGATGCCCATTCCTGACGTGTGGTTCACGGACCATCCGAATGACGTGGCGATGCGCAACCACGCCTACGCCCAGGGCCAGGCGCTCTATGCCGCGGTCGGCGCGACGCGCACTTTCCCGACCCCGCCCTATCCGTCGACCCACAATCTCGGAACCAACCGGATGAGTGAAAAGCCGCAGGATGGCGTCGTCAACAAGTGGGGTCAGACCCACGATATCAAGAATCTGTTCATATCGGACGGAAGTCAGTTCACGACGGGAGGGGCCGAAAACCCGACCCTGACGATCGTGACGCTGGCCATCCGGCAGGCTGACCACATCGCCTCCGAGATGTCGGCGGGCTCGATCTAGCGCGAAATCCGCCCCGGCTGCGCTTCGGCGCAGCCGGAGACGTGCGCGAGCGACGGCCCCCAAGACGCGCTTGCGCTACCTCTGGCCGGCCCCGCCGGCCAGCCTTTTTGGTGACGGACGATTATCCGGACCGGACCATGGCTCGCCGCCATCGGTCCAGTCTACCAGTCAGAACCGACACCCTTTCGCCATTCCTGCAACTCGGCTTCGGCCCGCTCCAACGCGCTGTAGTTCAACAGCTTGCGAAGGAACGCCACGGTTACGGCACGGGCACGCAAATTGAAGCGGCCGTCGTCCTCCTCGCCTGCGCTCTGGTAGACGTCCAGCTTGTCGTAGAGTTGCTGGAGCCGGTTCTGCACGCTGCGCAGCGAGAGGCTCCGGCGCTTCGCGATGGCTCGGTCCGTGAGCCCGAGCGCGATGTCCACGAGGATCTCGTATTCGCTGTCGGTAAAGCCGTTGGCCTGCCCGAGGCTCTTTTGCTGCAAGCCGCGCACTTCGCGGTCAATAACGCACTGGCTCTCGACGAAGATGCTGCGCAAGGCCAGCTTCAACCGCTCGTCCGATGCCGACTTCAGCACATACCCATAGGCCGCACCATCAGGTACGATGCGCGAGACGCCCCGCACATAGGCCTCGTCGGAATAGTTCGACCAGAAGAGGATCCGGGTCTCCGGCCGTTCCTTCCAGATGGTGCGCGCGGCCTCGATGCCGTTGCGTACGTTCATCTGCAGGTCCATTACGATGTGCGCGGATTTGTGGTCGCGCGCGAGCCTCTCCCCCGTCGTGCCGTTGTCGGCCTCGATCACGGTGTCGCATTCGGGAAGCGCCGCACACACCGCCTCGTGCAGGTACGAACGATGGAGCGGATCGTCCTCGACGATCAAGACCTTCATTGACGTGCCTCCATAGCGCCTCGTTCTCCCTCGGTCGGGCCTGACCTGCGCGGCAGGGTCAGCGATACGCTCACCCTCGTGCCTACGTTGCATTGCCCCGGACCGACTGCAAACCGCGCAGAGATCAAGCGTGCCCGGGTGCGCATGTTGTCGATCCCCCCGCCGATCCGGCCCTCCGGCCCCTTCAAACCTTCGCCGTCATCGCAGATGTCGATGGCGATCCGGCTATCCTCGACCCGCAAGTGAACGATGATCGACGTGGCCTGCGCATGCCGCACGGCATTGTTGATCGCCTCCTGGGCAATCCGGAACAGTGCAATGCTGACGGTCTGTTCGAGCGTCTCGAGCGCGCCCTCGCTATCGTCGGTCAAGGTCCACTGGATCGGCAGGCCACTCTCACGGATCGACCGGTCGAGATGATTTTCCAGTGCCTGGGCGAGACCGAAGAGCTGAAGGATGGAGGGTTTGGCTTCCTCGATGATCTGGCGCAGGTCCTGCATACAGTGCTGCAGGCCGCGGGATAGCGATTCCAGGGCTTCGGCCGTGATGTCGCCCGTCTTGGAGAGACGCTCGACGCGACGCGCCATGCGGGTCAGGTCGGCAAGCGTCTGGTCGTGCAGATCCATGCCGATGCGCTGGCGCTCCTGTTCGAGCGCCTCGGTGAGCTTCAACGCCCCCTGCCGGAGCCCTTCCTCGCGAGCCCGTGCCTCTGCTTCCACGATCGCGGAGC is a window of Sinorhizobium sp. BG8 DNA encoding:
- a CDS encoding MarR family transcriptional regulator, with translation MDGDFHLEAFMPYRLNRAAELVSIRFAAQYKARYDMTRPEWRTLAALGSYGRMTATAVGANSSMHKTKVSRAVKGLEDRRWLRRTEDLDDRRVEHLELTPAGLRIFREMVEMAQSYERELSGLLGAAGLKQLEAGMAAIERAMVTAIDVRETSSKGADR
- a CDS encoding DUF2585 domain-containing protein, translated to MNRTVLRSVGVAAAAIGVTAVILHLMGRIWICKCGYVKLWHGVVVSSENSQHLSDWYTPSHIIHGILFYALFTALLPRVSITLRLALALLVECAWEIFENTDLIINRYREATISLDYYGDSIINSAADIAAMVIGFFLASRLPVWASVAIIVFFEALTTWLIRDGLALNILMLVWPLEAVKQWQGG
- a CDS encoding fumarylacetoacetate hydrolase family protein; this encodes MKLATLKDSTRDGKLVVVSKDLTRCSEVGHIARTLQAALDDWAHVGPRLARVAEGMETGSQPTMRFHEHETSSPLPRAFQWADGSAYVNHVELVRRARNAEMPASFWTDPLMYQGGSDSFLGPRDPIVMADEAYGIDMEGEVAVIVDDVPMGTGAEEARAAIRLIMLVNDVSLRGLIPAELAKGFGFFQSKPSSAFSPVAVSPDELGDAWDGGKLHLPLLVSLNAKPFGKADTGIDMTFDFGQLIAHAAKTRPLVAGSIIGSGTVSNKLDGGPGKPISAGGVGYSCIAEVRTIETIETGAPKTPFMKFGDTVRIEMKDKTGHSIFGAIEQTLKPYERE
- a CDS encoding NAD-dependent succinate-semialdehyde dehydrogenase, which translates into the protein MAFYDALTRHLKSTEFLRDCGYVNGNWIGGNGTETFDVLNPATGERLATLPEMGAAETAAAIDAAYVAQVGWAARPAKDRSAVLRKWHDLMIANADELAAILTAEMGKPLPEAKGEILYAASYVEWYAEEAKRINGETIPAPSADRRMFVIKQPVGVVGTITPWNFPAAMIARKVAPALAVGCTVVSKPAEQTPLSAIALAVLAEKAGLPAGVFNVILGTDGPAIGKEICFNPKVRKISFTGSTEVGRILMRQCSDQIKKVSLELGGNAPFIVFDDADIDAAVEGALMSKYRNAGQTCVCANRIYVQSNVYDAFAEKLARKVREFSVGNGFEKGISIGPLIEEAAIAKVEAHIADAVAKGAKVIAGGERIAGEGTFFEPTILTGVDRTMAVAREETFGPVAPLFRFDTVEDVIAQANDTEFGLAAYFYAGDLRKVWKVAEALEYGMVGINTGLISSEAAPFGGIKQSGLGREGSSHGADDYLEMKYLCMGNVA
- a CDS encoding 4-aminobutyrate--2-oxoglutarate transaminase, translated to MTSTTLTDRKNAAISRGVGMTTQIYADRAENAEIWDKEGNRYIDFAAGIAVVNTGHRHPRVIEAVKKQLDRFTHTCHQVVPYENYVELAERLNALTPGDFAKKTIFVTTGAEAVENAVKIARAATGRQAVVAFGGGFHGRTFMGMALTGKVVPYKVGFGAMPGDVFHVPFPIELQGVSAEQSMAAIKRLFAADVDPNRVAAIILEPVQGEGGFYPVPTAFLKQIRELCDQHGILLIADEVQTGFARTGKLFAMEHHGIAADLVTMAKGLGGGFPIAAVTGRAEIMDAPGPGGLGGTYAGNPLGVAAAHAVLDVIKDEDLCNRATSLGNRLKQRLESLREKAPEIVDIRGPGFMNAVEFNDATTKLPSAEFANKVRLKALDKGLILLTCGVHGNVIRFLAPLTIQDEVFAEALDILEASILEARTA
- a CDS encoding SDR family oxidoreductase; amino-acid sequence: MAGRLSGKIAIISGGATGMGGASSRLFAAEGAKVAIIDRNGEAAAQTVGEIRAAGGEAEYWVADVSDERAVNEAVSGVEARFGPVTVLFNHAGTIVIKPFLETTLEEWEWLHAVNVRSMFLMTRAVLPGMIAAGGGSIVCTSSISAVAATPMEVLYDTTKGAVHMFARAIGVEFRDRNIRCNAVCPGFIRTPHGLREVAELTAHGVDVSEAAIAAQQGRIGEPEDVARAALYLASDESNFVNGAHLFVDNGFTAI
- a CDS encoding ribbon-helix-helix domain-containing protein, giving the protein MCEVFAGQDPQRYRAVNRSVRIGGHSTSIQIEAAFWDLIDEIAENQNMSTSRFLSTLYDEALEINGSVSNFASLLRTSCLIYLMGGNAKGDSMRPFHIVAAV